The following coding sequences are from one Phenylobacterium glaciei window:
- a CDS encoding NAD(P)H-dependent flavin oxidoreductase: MSAQTSVWEDVMALKTRFTELVGVEHPIVQGGMQWVGRAELVAAVANAGGLGFITALTQPTPAALREEIERCRSLTKKPFGVNLTILPAINPPPYAEYRQAIIDSGVKIVETAGNKPQEHVDEFKKHGIIVVHKCTSVRHGLSAERMGVDAISIDGFECAGHPGEDDVPGLILIPAAADKIKIPMIASGGFGDARGLVAALALGAEGVNMGTRFMATKESPIHQAIKEQIVANDERSTDLIFRTMHNTSRVARNAISQQVVALEKQGAKFEDVRELVAGIRGKSVYEVGDNDAGIWSAGQIQGLIHDIPTCQGLISRMVREAEEIITGRLARFVSGKQMASA; this comes from the coding sequence CTGTCGGCTCAAACATCCGTTTGGGAGGACGTCATGGCCCTGAAGACCCGTTTCACCGAGCTCGTCGGCGTTGAACATCCGATCGTCCAGGGCGGCATGCAGTGGGTCGGCCGCGCCGAGCTGGTGGCCGCCGTGGCCAACGCCGGCGGCCTGGGCTTTATCACCGCCCTGACCCAGCCCACGCCGGCCGCCCTGCGCGAGGAGATCGAGCGCTGCCGGTCTCTGACCAAGAAGCCCTTCGGCGTCAACCTGACCATCCTGCCGGCCATCAACCCGCCGCCGTATGCCGAGTATCGTCAGGCGATCATCGATAGCGGCGTGAAGATCGTCGAGACCGCCGGCAACAAGCCGCAGGAACATGTCGACGAGTTCAAGAAGCACGGCATCATCGTGGTCCATAAGTGCACCAGCGTGCGCCATGGCCTGTCGGCCGAGCGCATGGGGGTGGACGCCATCTCCATCGACGGCTTCGAGTGCGCTGGTCACCCGGGCGAGGACGATGTCCCCGGCCTGATCCTGATCCCCGCCGCCGCCGACAAGATCAAGATCCCGATGATCGCCTCGGGCGGCTTCGGCGACGCCCGTGGTCTGGTGGCGGCTCTGGCCCTGGGCGCCGAGGGCGTCAACATGGGCACCCGCTTCATGGCCACCAAGGAAAGCCCCATCCACCAGGCTATCAAGGAGCAGATCGTCGCCAATGACGAGCGCTCTACCGACCTGATCTTCCGCACCATGCACAACACCAGCCGCGTGGCCCGCAACGCCATCAGCCAGCAGGTGGTGGCGCTGGAGAAGCAGGGCGCGAAGTTCGAGGACGTCCGCGAACTGGTGGCGGGCATCCGCGGCAAGAGCGTCTATGAAGTGGGCGACAACGACGCCGGAATCTGGTCGGCCGGCCAGATCCAGGGCCTGATCCACGATATCCCCACCTGCCAGGGGCTGATCAGCCGCATGGTCCGCGAGGCCGAGGAAATCATCACGGGTCGCCTGGCGCGCTTCGTGTCCGGCAAGCAGATGGCCAGCGCCTGA
- a CDS encoding lysozyme inhibitor LprI family protein produces the protein MRALLIAAMLASGMPAAAQAAPKPVSALDRCLASPDGASTMGQIQCIGDAVAVQDARLNKNYAKAMAQLTREQKDKLRAAQRAWLAFKQADCVSLQDDDWGTMSRVTANMCVLDRTTERADELADYPDR, from the coding sequence ATGAGAGCCCTGCTGATCGCCGCGATGCTCGCGTCCGGTATGCCGGCGGCCGCGCAGGCGGCGCCCAAGCCCGTCTCGGCCCTCGACCGCTGCCTGGCCTCGCCAGACGGCGCCAGCACCATGGGCCAGATCCAGTGCATCGGCGACGCCGTCGCAGTGCAGGACGCGCGCCTGAACAAGAACTACGCCAAGGCCATGGCCCAGCTGACACGCGAGCAGAAGGACAAGCTGCGCGCCGCCCAGCGCGCCTGGCTGGCCTTCAAGCAGGCCGATTGTGTGTCCCTCCAAGACGACGACTGGGGCACGATGTCCCGGGTGACCGCCAACATGTGCGTCCTTGATCGCACCACCGAGCGCGCCGACGAACTGGCCGACTATCCCGACCGCTGA